TGCCATACTTCACTTTGGCAGATCATCTGCCGAATGATTCAGAGCTGCGGTTCACACTCTGTGTATCAACGTGTAGAGAAGTAGATATCATCGGGTTATCATCGAGTGAGCACAGGATGATAACACCTTGATATCAGGTTCAGCACTGGATCGAACAAAGGGAAAGATAATAATGATTCAAAAGCTCCCTTCGGTCGCTGTGGCACTCCAAGCTTGACATGACAGTAGTTTCCAGTACATTATTTGGAATAATATGGCGTTTTTCCCAGTTAATAAAAGCGATCTGAATGCCCGTGCTTGGTCTGCCTGCGACATCATCCTCATCAGCGGAGATGCCTATGTAGACCATCCCTCCTTTGGCGTGCCCATCATCGCGCGGAGCTTGGAAGCAGCCGGATTCAAGGTAGGCATCATCGCTCAACCGGATTGGCATAACGACGCGGATTTCATGGCACTTGGCGCTCCTCGACTGTTTTTTGGCATCAGCTCTGGAAATATGGACTCCATGGTGAATCATTATACTGCCCAGCGCCGGTTGCGATCCGATGACGCCTACAGTCCGGAAGGCAATAGCGGAAAGAGACCCGATCGTGCTGTGATGATTTACACAAACATCGTCAAACGGCTGTTTAAGGGCATCCCGGTTGTGATTGGAGGAGTGGAAGCATCTCTACGCCGCATTGCGCATTATGACTATTGGCAGGATAAAGTTCGCAACAGCATTCTGGCAGACAGTAAAGCAGACTTGTTAATCTATGGTATGGCAGAAAGCACAATCACAAAACTGGCACGCTTCCTGGATGCAGGAAAGAAGATCCATGAACTTAGTAATATGCCATCCACGGTATGTTTTACAAAGGAAGTGGGAGAGTTGCGCTTGCCCGATGCTGATGCTTGCCACGATAAACATACTTTTCACCTCATGAATCGTGAATTCTACAATCACTACGCCACAAGCGCTCTTTACCAGCTCAACGGCGGTCGCTGGATCAAGCACAATCCCCCAGCTCCTGCGTTAAGCAGCAAACAGATGGATCAAATCTATTCCCTACCGTTCATGAATGCTCCACACCCCATGTACAAAGGAGCATTGATCCCTGCTTGGGAACAAATCAAACAGAGTATCACCAGCCATCGGGGTTGCTACGGTGGATGCAACTTCTGCGC
The Candidatus Cloacimonadota bacterium DNA segment above includes these coding regions:
- a CDS encoding YgiQ family radical SAM protein, which translates into the protein MAFFPVNKSDLNARAWSACDIILISGDAYVDHPSFGVPIIARSLEAAGFKVGIIAQPDWHNDADFMALGAPRLFFGISSGNMDSMVNHYTAQRRLRSDDAYSPEGNSGKRPDRAVMIYTNIVKRLFKGIPVVIGGVEASLRRIAHYDYWQDKVRNSILADSKADLLIYGMAESTITKLARFLDAGKKIHELSNMPSTVCFTKEVGELRLPDADACHDKHTFHLMNREFYNHYATSALYQLNGGRWIKHNPPAPALSSKQMDQIYSLPFMNAPHPMYKGALIPAWEQIKQSITSHRGCYGGCNFCAIAIHQSRKIQSRSAASIVEEATKLTGSISDVGGPSANMYQSYCKRGFPDDCPRRSCVFPEICPNLVLNHEAQLRLLDAISKLPSVKHVFIASGIRHDLALGNKPYIKAIAAKYTGGRLKLAPEHSAPNVLRLMGKPPIERFEAFSKEYFEEVRKAGIKRQIIPYIIIGHPGTTMDDALALKHWLEKHKIHVEQVQEFTP